The following are encoded in a window of Staphylospora marina genomic DNA:
- the rplT gene encoding 50S ribosomal protein L20 codes for MRVKGGYVTRRRRKKILKLAKGYFGSKHRLFRTAKQQVMKSLMYAYRDRRQRKRDFRKLWIARINAAARINGMSYSRFMHGLKRAGVDINRKMLAELAVTDAKAFADLVSVAKNAK; via the coding sequence GTGAGAGTTAAAGGTGGTTACGTGACTCGCCGTCGCCGCAAAAAAATCCTGAAACTGGCGAAGGGCTACTTCGGTTCCAAACATCGTCTGTTCCGGACCGCGAAACAGCAAGTGATGAAGTCGCTGATGTATGCGTACCGTGACCGTCGTCAGCGCAAACGCGACTTCCGCAAACTTTGGATCGCCCGGATCAATGCGGCTGCCCGCATCAACGGCATGTCCTACAGCCGTTTCATGCATGGTCTGAAACGGGCCGGCGTGGACATCAACCGCAAAATGCTCGCCGAACTGGCCGTGACCGATGCCAAGGCTTTCGCCGATCTGGTGTCCGTCGCCAAGAACGCGAAGTAA
- a CDS encoding metal-dependent hydrolase: MEGRSHFAIGLATGVGLAVSSGSVDDVGMMALTIVTASVASLLPDIDEDGSLINNFLFPSLNRKFRSFALASLGVVAILLYFLKSLPLWVLLAGVFAAGVAYVPHRSVTHSLLATAYVTWTVYLISPSLAKAAAVGYLSHLLADALTRAGVPFFWPWMKKFNFSGIGIQIKSGGSEDKLIGNIAGILSAIGFVWLIGQIIHAEAVSAGWLP, translated from the coding sequence ATGGAAGGAAGAAGCCATTTTGCCATCGGACTGGCCACCGGCGTGGGGTTGGCCGTTTCATCCGGCAGTGTTGACGATGTGGGCATGATGGCACTCACCATCGTGACCGCCAGCGTGGCGTCGCTGTTGCCGGACATCGACGAGGACGGCAGTCTCATCAACAACTTTTTGTTTCCTTCTCTCAACCGGAAATTCCGGTCTTTTGCTTTGGCTTCTCTCGGTGTGGTTGCCATACTCCTGTATTTTCTCAAAAGCCTTCCTCTCTGGGTATTGCTTGCGGGAGTGTTTGCCGCGGGGGTCGCGTACGTTCCCCATCGCAGCGTGACGCATTCCTTGCTTGCCACGGCTTACGTGACTTGGACCGTCTACCTGATTTCACCTTCCCTGGCCAAGGCGGCCGCCGTGGGTTATCTTTCTCATTTGCTGGCTGACGCACTCACCCGTGCGGGTGTACCATTCTTTTGGCCGTGGATGAAAAAATTCAATTTCTCCGGGATCGGCATCCAAATCAAAAGCGGTGGCAGCGAAGACAAGCTGATCGGAAACATTGCGGGAATCTTGTCGGCGATCGGGTTTGTCTGGTTGATCGGACAAATCATCCATGCCGAAGCCGTTTCCGCCGGATGGTTGCCGTGA
- a CDS encoding GyrI-like domain-containing protein: protein MQGRIIRKESFQVVGLPWTGPYTMSRELNKLWEVFLKRVNEIPHQTDPGVFVCPCHDRVTDFTCYIAVEVSRVEQIPAGMVALTVPTQTYAVFTHRGPIRNVPTTYQKAWKWIERKGFRKDHSTLGLEIYNHHYIPVTHDPAEPDNMYEIFIPIKRP from the coding sequence ATGCAAGGACGGATCATCCGAAAAGAATCGTTCCAGGTGGTGGGGTTGCCGTGGACCGGTCCATATACCATGTCCAGGGAACTGAACAAATTGTGGGAAGTGTTCCTCAAGCGGGTCAACGAAATTCCCCACCAGACCGATCCCGGAGTGTTTGTCTGCCCGTGTCATGACCGTGTGACGGATTTCACCTGCTACATCGCCGTCGAAGTCTCCCGCGTCGAGCAGATTCCCGCAGGCATGGTGGCCCTCACCGTCCCGACGCAAACGTACGCCGTCTTCACGCACCGGGGCCCCATCCGAAACGTGCCCACCACCTACCAGAAAGCCTGGAAATGGATCGAACGCAAAGGATTTCGCAAGGATCACAGCACGCTGGGGCTGGAGATCTACAATCACCACTACATTCCGGTGACGCATGATCCCGCCGAGCCGGACAACATGTATGAAATCTTCATCCCGATCAAACGTCCCTGA
- the nrdR gene encoding transcriptional regulator NrdR, translating to MKCPYCGRLGSRVLDSRPASDGSAIRRRRECEHCEQRFTTFETIEEQPLRVIKKDNSREEFSRKKLLDGLLRACEKRPVPTERLEMLVEEIERKLRHCGTTEVHSKEIGEMVMERLVEIDEVAYVRFASVYRQFKDINVFVSELEDLLNRSRHEMQKPGKDND from the coding sequence TTGAAATGTCCGTATTGCGGTCGTCTCGGCAGCCGCGTGCTCGATTCCAGACCGGCCAGCGACGGGAGTGCCATCCGCAGACGCAGGGAATGCGAGCACTGCGAGCAGCGTTTCACCACCTTTGAAACCATTGAAGAACAGCCGCTCAGGGTCATCAAGAAAGACAACAGCCGCGAGGAGTTCAGCCGGAAGAAGCTGTTGGACGGGTTGCTCCGGGCTTGTGAGAAAAGACCCGTTCCCACCGAACGCCTGGAGATGTTGGTGGAAGAGATCGAACGCAAACTGCGTCACTGCGGGACAACCGAAGTGCATTCGAAGGAAATCGGGGAAATGGTCATGGAGCGGCTGGTCGAAATCGACGAAGTGGCCTATGTGCGGTTTGCTTCGGTGTACCGTCAGTTCAAGGATATCAACGTGTTTGTCAGTGAGTTGGAAGATTTGTTGAACCGTTCGAGACATGAAATGCAAAAACCCGGGAAAGACAACGACTGA
- the thrS gene encoding threonine--tRNA ligase, whose amino-acid sequence MSLSVKLPDGSVREYDGPVTVRDVAASISSGLLKKAVAGMVDGKTVDLSAEVPDGAEVRILTLDDPEGLEVYRHSAAHVLAQALKRLWPDVKLGIGPVIDDGFYYDVDLPVRLSPEDLPKIEEEMNRIIKEDHSIVRKVVSREEAIRLYEEVGDHLKLELIRDLPEDETITVYEQGEFFDLCRGPHLPSTGRLKAFKLMSVAGAYWRGDSKNQMLQRIYGTAWPKKSQLDEYLVRLEEAKQRDHRKLGKELKIFSLSPEVGQGLPLWLPNGSAVRRVIERYIVDLEERLGYNHVYTPHLASVELYKISGHWDHYKDDMYPSMKMDNEELVLRPMNCPHHMMIYKSELRSYRNLPVRIAELGTMHRYEMSGALTGLHRVRSMTLNDAHIFCRPDQIQSEFTKVVRLIQRVYEDFGIKDFWYRLSFRDPADKEKYVQNDRMWEMAQEMLKNAMDELGLPYVVAEGEAAFYGPKLDVQIQTALGKDETLSTIQLDFHLPNRFELEYIGEDGQPHRPVVIHRGIVGTMERFVAFLLEYYKGALPVWLAPVQARVLTISESYGEYAEQVVERLQEAGIRAELDNRNEKIGYKIRQAQLQKIPYMLVVGEKEKETGTVAVRHRSEGDRGAKPVQEVIRQILDDVETKK is encoded by the coding sequence ATGAGTTTGTCGGTCAAATTGCCTGACGGATCCGTCAGGGAGTATGACGGTCCGGTGACGGTTCGCGACGTGGCGGCTTCGATCAGCTCCGGACTTTTGAAAAAAGCCGTCGCGGGAATGGTGGATGGAAAAACGGTGGATCTGTCCGCGGAGGTTCCGGACGGTGCGGAAGTGCGGATTCTGACGCTCGATGATCCCGAAGGACTTGAGGTGTACAGACACAGCGCCGCCCACGTGCTGGCTCAGGCGCTGAAGCGTCTGTGGCCGGACGTCAAGCTCGGCATCGGTCCGGTGATTGATGACGGCTTTTACTACGACGTCGATCTGCCGGTTCGTCTCTCTCCGGAAGACTTGCCGAAAATCGAGGAAGAGATGAACCGGATCATCAAGGAAGATCATTCCATCGTCCGCAAGGTGGTTTCCAGGGAGGAGGCCATCCGTTTGTACGAAGAGGTGGGAGATCATCTGAAACTGGAGCTGATCCGCGATCTGCCGGAAGATGAAACGATCACCGTTTATGAACAGGGAGAATTCTTCGACCTGTGCCGCGGTCCGCATCTTCCTTCGACGGGCCGGTTGAAGGCGTTCAAGCTGATGAGCGTGGCGGGAGCGTATTGGCGCGGGGATTCAAAGAACCAGATGCTGCAGCGCATTTACGGCACGGCGTGGCCGAAGAAATCCCAGCTGGATGAATATCTCGTCCGCCTTGAAGAAGCAAAGCAGCGCGATCACCGGAAACTGGGCAAAGAGCTGAAAATTTTCTCCCTCTCGCCGGAGGTGGGACAGGGGCTTCCGCTGTGGTTGCCGAACGGTTCAGCCGTTCGTCGGGTGATCGAGCGGTACATCGTCGATCTGGAAGAACGCCTCGGTTACAATCACGTCTACACGCCCCACCTGGCGAGTGTGGAGTTGTACAAGATCTCCGGTCACTGGGATCATTACAAGGATGACATGTATCCTTCCATGAAAATGGACAATGAAGAATTGGTGCTCCGTCCGATGAACTGCCCGCATCACATGATGATCTACAAGAGCGAACTGAGAAGCTACCGGAATCTCCCGGTACGGATCGCCGAGTTGGGAACCATGCACCGTTATGAGATGTCAGGGGCGCTGACGGGTCTGCACCGGGTGCGTTCCATGACCCTGAACGATGCGCATATCTTCTGCCGGCCCGACCAGATCCAGTCGGAGTTCACCAAAGTGGTCCGCCTCATCCAGCGGGTGTACGAGGACTTCGGCATCAAAGATTTCTGGTATCGCCTGTCCTTCCGCGACCCGGCGGACAAGGAGAAATACGTCCAGAATGACCGGATGTGGGAAATGGCTCAGGAGATGCTGAAAAACGCCATGGACGAACTGGGGCTTCCGTACGTGGTGGCCGAAGGGGAAGCCGCTTTCTACGGTCCGAAACTGGACGTGCAGATTCAGACCGCTTTGGGCAAGGACGAAACCCTTTCCACGATCCAGCTGGATTTCCATCTGCCCAACCGGTTTGAGCTGGAATACATCGGAGAGGACGGGCAACCGCATCGTCCGGTCGTGATTCACCGCGGAATCGTCGGAACGATGGAACGCTTTGTCGCTTTCCTGTTGGAGTACTACAAAGGGGCGTTGCCGGTTTGGCTCGCTCCGGTTCAGGCCCGCGTCCTGACCATCTCCGAATCCTACGGCGAATATGCGGAGCAAGTGGTGGAGCGTCTCCAGGAGGCCGGAATTCGCGCCGAACTGGACAACCGCAACGAGAAAATCGGCTACAAGATCCGCCAGGCCCAGCTGCAGAAGATTCCTTACATGCTTGTGGTCGGGGAGAAGGAGAAAGAAACCGGCACCGTGGCCGTGCGGCACCGTTCGGAGGGCGACCGGGGAGCGAAGCCGGTGCAGGAAGTGATCAGACAAATCCTCGACGATGTCGAGACCAAGAAATGA
- the mqnC gene encoding cyclic dehypoxanthinyl futalosine synthase, translated as MSKIDAILDRALAGERLGFEDGVALWESDEIEKLGWAANRLMLKLHPEPVTTFVIGRNINYTNICDTYCRFCAFYRAPGSKEGYVLPDEVIYRKIQETVDVGGTEILMQGGTNPDLPLEYYTRLLRGIKERFPSIHIHSFSPAEVMKIKEVSGLSLSEVIRELKEAGLDSLPGGGAEILDDEIRRKISRLKGSWRDWMDVMQEAHRQNMHTTATMVIGFGETVEHRVKHLLRVREAQDETGGFLAFIVWTFQPDNTNLKREKLPPEEYLKAVAVSRIMLDNIPNLQSSWVTMGPEIGKLSLRYGCNDFGSTMIEENVVSAAGTTHKVNTNMILRLIREAGKIPAQRNTRYEILRVFREGETVSNDFVMQN; from the coding sequence ATGTCCAAGATCGACGCCATTCTGGACCGGGCGCTCGCCGGTGAGCGACTTGGTTTCGAAGACGGAGTGGCCCTCTGGGAGAGCGATGAAATCGAAAAACTCGGTTGGGCGGCCAACCGTCTGATGCTGAAGCTTCACCCGGAACCCGTCACGACTTTCGTGATCGGCCGGAACATCAACTATACGAACATTTGCGACACCTATTGCCGTTTTTGTGCCTTCTACCGGGCTCCCGGTTCGAAGGAAGGTTACGTCCTTCCGGATGAAGTGATTTACCGAAAGATCCAGGAAACCGTGGACGTGGGCGGCACGGAAATTCTGATGCAAGGGGGAACCAACCCCGATCTTCCCCTTGAGTATTACACCCGTTTGCTGCGGGGAATCAAGGAACGGTTCCCGTCCATTCACATCCATTCCTTTTCCCCCGCGGAAGTGATGAAGATCAAGGAAGTCTCCGGCTTGTCCCTTTCGGAAGTGATCCGGGAACTGAAAGAAGCGGGGCTGGATTCGCTGCCCGGCGGCGGGGCGGAGATTCTGGACGATGAGATTCGACGCAAGATCAGCCGCCTGAAAGGTTCCTGGAGAGACTGGATGGACGTGATGCAGGAAGCGCATCGCCAAAACATGCATACCACGGCCACCATGGTGATCGGCTTCGGTGAAACCGTCGAGCATCGTGTGAAACACTTGCTTCGCGTCCGTGAAGCACAAGATGAAACCGGGGGTTTCCTCGCCTTCATCGTGTGGACGTTCCAACCGGACAACACGAATCTGAAGCGTGAGAAATTGCCGCCCGAAGAATATCTGAAAGCCGTTGCCGTTTCCCGCATCATGTTGGACAACATCCCCAATTTGCAATCTTCCTGGGTGACGATGGGGCCCGAGATCGGGAAGCTGTCTCTCCGATACGGATGCAACGACTTCGGCAGCACGATGATTGAGGAGAATGTGGTTTCCGCCGCGGGAACCACTCACAAAGTGAACACCAACATGATATTGCGGTTGATCCGTGAAGCCGGAAAAATCCCCGCTCAGCGCAACACCCGGTATGAGATTCTCCGGGTGTTCCGTGAAGGTGAAACCGTGAGCAACGACTTTGTGATGCAAAACTGA
- a CDS encoding DnaD domain protein, with translation MGIFRMDAGWRCRMNRQLGSSDYYALVHLYQPIVGASSVALYMTLSNLLPPHRSGVSPVYKHSHLLRMVSLSHEAWLEARHALEGVGLLNTWELRDREQGILYEYEVIPPLLPERFFQSDVLSLTLCRQVGKERFLQLREELVGTVGRKNAEDGTAVNVTRSFSEVFESLTPQELARSAELRRDELGMLEWEGDRFDQGKLPEWDDEDSLALVRMRLGGLVDEQTWTPELLRELKEIRFLYSLDDWDLIKALQNPYVTHGGRINMERLRSFVKNEYRLRFGGSPVVTVKRGSVKVQGDDQPAPARKDREEEGLTEEERHFRQLAEMSPLELLSHYHQGKRIPDSDVKLVESLMHQYGLPAGVINVLLEYVLLRYDYKLPRKLVEKIAGQWQRARVRTIEEALELARKESWDGQKKATQRGAKKTAGAARAGKLPASLKHRPEPEAEEAEEPPVKQAEIRAKLKLMNERFALRREREQLR, from the coding sequence ATGGGCATTTTTCGGATGGATGCAGGTTGGCGTTGTCGCATGAACCGTCAGTTGGGCAGTTCGGATTACTATGCGTTGGTTCATTTGTATCAACCCATTGTGGGTGCGTCATCCGTCGCCTTGTACATGACATTGTCCAACCTTCTCCCCCCTCATCGCTCCGGGGTCTCCCCCGTTTACAAACACTCCCATCTGCTCCGGATGGTGTCTCTTTCACATGAAGCCTGGTTGGAAGCGCGCCATGCCCTTGAAGGCGTCGGGCTGTTGAACACATGGGAATTGCGGGATCGGGAGCAGGGGATTTTGTACGAATATGAGGTGATTCCGCCGCTTTTGCCCGAGCGCTTTTTCCAGAGCGACGTGCTGAGCCTGACGTTGTGCAGGCAGGTGGGCAAGGAGCGTTTTTTGCAACTGCGTGAGGAACTGGTGGGAACCGTCGGCCGGAAAAACGCGGAAGACGGCACGGCGGTCAATGTCACCCGCTCGTTTTCCGAGGTGTTCGAAAGCCTCACTCCCCAGGAATTGGCCCGTTCGGCGGAACTCCGGAGAGATGAGCTCGGCATGCTGGAGTGGGAGGGAGACCGCTTCGACCAAGGGAAGTTGCCCGAGTGGGATGATGAAGATTCTCTCGCGCTGGTGCGCATGCGTTTGGGTGGATTGGTGGACGAACAAACCTGGACTCCGGAATTGCTCCGGGAATTGAAAGAGATCCGTTTTCTCTACAGTCTGGATGACTGGGACCTCATCAAGGCCCTTCAGAACCCGTATGTCACCCATGGCGGGCGGATCAACATGGAACGGCTCAGGTCGTTCGTCAAAAATGAATACCGTCTCCGTTTCGGCGGTTCCCCGGTGGTGACCGTCAAGCGTGGAAGCGTCAAGGTCCAGGGGGATGATCAGCCGGCCCCTGCCCGGAAAGACCGGGAAGAAGAGGGTCTCACCGAAGAGGAACGACATTTTCGTCAATTGGCGGAGATGTCTCCGCTGGAATTGCTGTCCCATTACCATCAGGGAAAGCGCATCCCGGACAGCGACGTGAAACTGGTCGAATCGCTGATGCACCAATACGGCCTTCCGGCCGGTGTCATCAACGTGCTGTTGGAATATGTCCTGCTCCGGTATGACTACAAACTGCCACGGAAATTGGTGGAGAAAATTGCCGGACAATGGCAGCGCGCACGGGTTCGGACCATCGAAGAAGCCCTTGAGCTGGCGCGCAAGGAGTCTTGGGACGGACAGAAAAAGGCGACGCAACGGGGGGCCAAAAAGACGGCCGGCGCGGCCCGGGCCGGGAAGCTTCCGGCAAGCCTGAAACATCGCCCGGAACCGGAAGCGGAGGAGGCGGAAGAACCCCCCGTGAAGCAGGCGGAGATCCGTGCCAAGCTGAAACTGATGAACGAACGGTTTGCCCTGCGACGTGAGCGGGAACAACTGCGCTGA
- the infC gene encoding translation initiation factor IF-3, whose amino-acid sequence MINEQIRAREVRLIGPDGSQLGIKPLREALQMARDANLDLVNVAPHAKPPVCRIMDYGKFRYEQSKKEKEARRNQKVVQIKEIRLSPSIEENDIQTKLRNVRKFLEKGDKVKLSIRFRGREITHQDIGRRILERIAADVKELSEVERQPKLEGRQMIMILTPKQ is encoded by the coding sequence CTGATTAACGAGCAAATTCGCGCGCGCGAAGTACGCTTGATCGGTCCGGACGGATCCCAGCTCGGCATCAAGCCTTTGCGCGAAGCGTTGCAGATGGCCCGGGATGCCAATCTGGATCTGGTGAACGTCGCTCCCCATGCAAAGCCGCCGGTTTGCCGCATCATGGATTACGGCAAGTTCCGTTACGAGCAGAGCAAGAAGGAAAAGGAAGCGCGCAGAAACCAGAAGGTCGTCCAGATCAAGGAGATTCGTCTGAGCCCGTCCATCGAGGAGAACGACATTCAGACGAAACTCAGGAACGTACGCAAGTTCCTTGAAAAGGGCGACAAGGTGAAGCTGTCCATTCGGTTCCGCGGACGGGAGATCACCCACCAGGATATCGGTCGTCGCATTCTCGAGCGGATTGCCGCCGATGTGAAGGAACTGTCCGAAGTCGAGCGTCAGCCGAAGCTTGAGGGCCGCCAGATGATCATGATCCTGACACCGAAACAGTAG
- a CDS encoding DMT family transporter: protein MVNRIPPRIRGVWMVIVGASLWGISGTVAQVLFQRADVEAGWLVSIRLLISGLALVAMAAAGGRDVWAPWKTGGERGRFLLFGLAGMLGVQYTFFAAVAEGNAATATLLQFLSAPFITVFLALRWRRMPGIKDMSALALAMVGTFFLVTNGSFGGLTVPLPAVIWGLLSAITAAFYTMYPVELIRRHGSTLTVGWGMLIGGFFLSLIRPPWGSAAPDLSWEEWGLVAFVIVFGTLIPFHLFLDSLRYITPDKTGMLGSAEPLSAMLVSIVWLGHRPGLFELVGGLCIIVTVILLSRAEKPAEKPETAIRQAG from the coding sequence GTGGTCAATCGGATTCCGCCGCGCATTCGCGGCGTATGGATGGTGATCGTCGGAGCTTCTTTGTGGGGCATTTCCGGGACCGTGGCACAAGTGTTGTTTCAACGGGCCGATGTGGAGGCCGGCTGGCTGGTTTCCATCCGGCTGCTGATTTCGGGCTTGGCATTGGTCGCCATGGCCGCCGCCGGCGGACGGGACGTGTGGGCGCCGTGGAAAACCGGGGGGGAACGGGGTCGCTTCCTGCTGTTCGGCCTGGCGGGGATGCTGGGCGTTCAGTATACGTTTTTCGCGGCGGTGGCGGAAGGAAACGCGGCGACGGCCACGCTGCTCCAGTTTCTCAGCGCTCCGTTCATCACGGTTTTTTTGGCGTTGAGGTGGCGAAGAATGCCGGGAATCAAGGACATGTCTGCATTGGCGCTGGCCATGGTGGGGACCTTTTTCCTGGTGACCAACGGCTCTTTCGGCGGGCTGACCGTGCCGCTGCCCGCCGTGATCTGGGGGCTGTTGTCCGCGATCACCGCCGCGTTCTACACGATGTATCCGGTGGAACTCATCCGCCGCCACGGCTCCACGCTGACGGTCGGATGGGGCATGTTGATCGGAGGATTTTTCTTGTCCCTGATCCGTCCTCCGTGGGGAAGCGCCGCTCCCGACTTGTCCTGGGAAGAGTGGGGGCTGGTTGCCTTCGTCATCGTGTTCGGCACGCTCATTCCCTTTCATCTGTTTTTGGACAGTTTGCGTTACATCACTCCGGACAAAACGGGCATGCTGGGCAGTGCCGAACCGCTCTCCGCCATGCTGGTCTCCATCGTTTGGCTGGGACATCGCCCGGGGTTGTTCGAGCTTGTCGGCGGATTGTGCATCATCGTGACGGTGATCCTGCTTTCGCGGGCGGAAAAGCCCGCCGAAAAACCGGAAACGGCCATACGGCAAGCGGGGTGA
- the ytxC gene encoding putative sporulation protein YtxC, whose product MAYLISIDAADPSKAIRLRACLQEMLAEFGKNGRECRMHEWHTGDRKLFSCCVYGGVRVDRELRHKLAGTLADYVCENLEPEIVRELIREHYPYYQGTEARAIEEYVFRLLESSAWESDRVVYRSRKDKLTRQILRLLRGSRSLAVDGFVRFRMKTYRTALVSCVHDGVREYELDLEYQEFIRLLRRFLSLQPPRVPLVHLIHERKGCFRLVHSDGTPLEWNEPVDSLPELTNSKEDALVGTLLAVAPERLVIHSANPSENVIRTLIQIFRGRIMVCDGCSQCGLDRIFRSGELDEITAPDV is encoded by the coding sequence GTGGCTTATCTCATTTCGATCGATGCCGCCGATCCATCCAAAGCGATCCGCCTCAGGGCCTGCCTGCAGGAAATGCTCGCCGAATTCGGGAAAAACGGGCGGGAGTGTCGGATGCATGAGTGGCATACGGGGGATCGGAAGTTGTTCTCCTGTTGCGTGTACGGGGGAGTGCGGGTGGATCGTGAACTTCGCCACAAGCTTGCCGGAACGCTGGCCGACTATGTGTGCGAAAATCTGGAACCGGAGATCGTCCGGGAATTGATTCGGGAACACTATCCCTATTATCAGGGAACGGAAGCAAGGGCGATCGAAGAGTATGTGTTCCGCCTCCTGGAATCAAGTGCCTGGGAGAGCGACCGGGTGGTTTACCGAAGCAGAAAAGACAAATTGACCCGACAAATCCTGCGATTGCTGCGGGGAAGCCGGTCTTTGGCCGTGGACGGCTTTGTCCGGTTCCGAATGAAAACGTACCGTACGGCCCTTGTTTCCTGTGTCCACGACGGAGTTCGGGAATATGAGCTGGATCTGGAATACCAGGAATTCATCCGCTTGCTTCGTCGCTTTCTCTCCCTGCAACCTCCCCGTGTGCCGCTGGTTCATCTGATCCATGAGCGGAAGGGATGTTTCCGGCTGGTCCATTCGGACGGAACACCGCTTGAATGGAACGAACCCGTGGACAGTCTCCCCGAACTGACGAATTCCAAGGAAGATGCTCTGGTGGGGACGCTTTTGGCCGTCGCGCCGGAGCGCCTTGTGATTCATTCCGCCAACCCTTCGGAAAACGTCATCCGCACCTTGATTCAGATTTTCCGGGGAAGAATCATGGTGTGTGACGGGTGCAGCCAGTGTGGGCTGGATCGGATTTTCCGCTCCGGGGAACTTGACGAAATCACCGCTCCGGACGTATAA
- the rpmI gene encoding 50S ribosomal protein L35 yields the protein MPKMKTKRAAAKRFKKTGTGKIKRRHAFKNHLLEGKTSKRKRRLSGSAIVHSGDVKRIKDLISYM from the coding sequence ATGCCGAAAATGAAGACGAAACGCGCTGCAGCCAAGCGCTTCAAGAAAACCGGTACCGGCAAAATCAAACGCCGTCATGCCTTCAAAAACCACTTGCTGGAGGGCAAAACTTCCAAGCGCAAACGTCGCCTGTCCGGCAGTGCCATCGTGCATTCCGGTGACGTGAAACGCATCAAGGACCTGATCTCCTACATGTAA